In Streptomyces longhuiensis, the following proteins share a genomic window:
- a CDS encoding purine-cytosine permease family protein, with translation MPATPEAAPAVEQHTIDHVPENERHGRVRDLFTMWFGTNIAPLPLVTGAMGVQVFHQSFWSSVAAILVGQLVGAVFMALHSAQGPQLGVPQMIQSRAQFGSVGALLIVVVAAAMYIGFFASNIILAGKSLHGLAPAVPVDAGIVLGALGSALICWVGYRLIHTLNKIATWVLGVGILVGLAVVVARGLPDGFFSAGSFTFAGWLATVSLSALWQLAFAPYVSDYSRYLPRTVRTASTFWATYWGSCLGSTLPFLAGTVIGLASPGTDDTVAGFDSAAGGFGPVVLLLFLFSVVNHNALNLYGAVLSLITICQTFRPAWTPRQRARGVVSAVVLVGALLIATALSSDFVSSFVNLVLVLLVVLVPWTAINLIDFYLVHRGRYALGDLFAPDGGRYGRFNPVALTSYAIGIAVQLPFVATSLYTGPLVAPLGGADLSWLVGLLVTAPVYYVWARRAALQGGTAVTETETTATEAASATV, from the coding sequence ATGCCCGCCACACCCGAGGCGGCCCCGGCCGTCGAGCAGCACACCATCGACCACGTCCCCGAGAACGAGCGCCACGGCCGCGTCCGCGACCTGTTCACCATGTGGTTCGGCACGAACATCGCGCCGCTGCCGCTGGTCACCGGCGCCATGGGCGTCCAGGTCTTCCACCAGTCGTTCTGGTCGAGCGTCGCGGCGATCCTGGTGGGCCAGCTCGTCGGCGCCGTCTTCATGGCGCTGCACTCGGCGCAGGGCCCGCAGCTCGGCGTCCCGCAGATGATCCAGAGCCGGGCGCAGTTCGGCAGCGTGGGCGCGCTGCTCATCGTGGTCGTGGCGGCCGCGATGTACATAGGCTTCTTCGCCTCGAACATCATCCTGGCGGGCAAGTCGCTGCACGGCCTCGCGCCCGCCGTGCCGGTCGACGCGGGCATCGTGCTGGGGGCGCTCGGCTCCGCACTGATCTGCTGGGTCGGCTACCGCCTCATCCACACCCTCAACAAGATCGCGACATGGGTGCTCGGCGTGGGCATCCTGGTCGGCCTCGCCGTCGTGGTCGCGCGCGGCCTGCCCGACGGCTTCTTCTCCGCGGGCTCCTTCACCTTCGCGGGGTGGCTCGCGACGGTGTCCCTGAGCGCCCTGTGGCAACTGGCCTTCGCCCCCTACGTCTCCGACTACTCGCGCTACCTGCCGCGCACCGTCCGTACGGCGTCGACCTTCTGGGCCACGTACTGGGGTTCGTGTCTCGGCTCGACGCTGCCGTTCCTCGCGGGCACGGTGATCGGCCTCGCGTCGCCCGGCACGGACGACACGGTGGCGGGCTTCGACAGCGCGGCGGGCGGTTTCGGCCCGGTCGTGCTGCTCCTCTTCCTCTTCTCGGTCGTCAACCACAACGCGCTCAACCTCTACGGCGCGGTGCTGTCCCTGATCACCATCTGCCAGACGTTCCGCCCCGCGTGGACGCCGCGCCAGAGGGCCCGCGGCGTCGTCTCGGCGGTGGTCCTCGTGGGCGCGCTGCTCATCGCGACGGCGCTGTCCAGCGACTTCGTCTCCAGCTTCGTGAACCTCGTCCTGGTCCTGCTCGTCGTTCTCGTCCCCTGGACGGCGATCAACCTCATCGACTTCTACCTCGTCCACCGCGGCCGCTACGCGCTCGGCGACCTCTTCGCGCCCGACGGCGGGCGCTACGGCCGCTTCAACCCGGTGGCCCTGACCTCGTACGCGATCGGCATCGCGGTCCAACTCCCCTTCGTCGCCACGTCGCTGTACACGGGCCCGCTGGTCGCCCCACTCGGCGGCGCGGACCTGTCATGGCTCGTGGGCCTGCTGGTGACGGCCCCCGTGTACTACGTGTGGGCGCGCCGGGCGGCACTGCAGGGCGGGACCGCGGTGACGGAGACCGAGACGACAGCGACGGAGGCCGCTTCTGCGACCGTGTGA
- a CDS encoding serine hydrolase domain-containing protein, translating to MTHATRGLRRGAVTAVAVGTLAVPVAGGSAFATPASVSAGSSSASAFRAADPPSPSDSATATPGQVQKLTPAVEKELDTAVQKVMAEANVPGVTVGVWTPDKGEYVKSFGVADKSTGQKMSPDLHMRIGSETKTFTVTSILQLVDEKKVGLDDPIGKYIDGVPNGDKITIRQLAEMRSGLFNYSADDDFYKALTSDPERPFTPQQLLDYAFKHPVLFAPGKQFYYSNTNLILLGLVVEKESGQALNDYIQDHILTPAGMKQTLFPTGNEFPKPRSQGYTNQTANGKIEDTVDWNPSWGWAAGAMISTLNDLRIWAPTVATGTFPNGDAMISPAAQKQRLITPKTTIPGAGYGLGIFNVQGWIGHNGSLPGYESLTIYLPSAKATLVVLLNTDINHDNSEPSTLFGQAITKIISPDNVFDLPAQPAAR from the coding sequence ATGACGCATGCGACCCGAGGATTGCGCAGGGGGGCTGTGACCGCCGTGGCGGTGGGAACGCTCGCGGTGCCGGTGGCGGGTGGGTCCGCGTTCGCCACGCCGGCCTCCGTCTCCGCCGGCTCCAGCTCCGCCTCCGCCTTCCGCGCCGCCGACCCGCCCTCGCCGTCCGATTCCGCGACGGCGACCCCGGGCCAGGTCCAGAAGCTCACTCCCGCCGTGGAGAAGGAGCTCGACACCGCCGTGCAGAAGGTCATGGCCGAGGCGAACGTTCCGGGTGTGACCGTCGGCGTGTGGACGCCGGACAAGGGCGAGTACGTGAAGTCCTTCGGCGTCGCCGACAAGAGCACCGGCCAGAAGATGTCGCCCGACCTGCACATGCGTATCGGCAGCGAGACCAAGACCTTCACCGTCACGTCGATCCTGCAACTGGTCGACGAGAAGAAGGTCGGCCTCGACGATCCGATCGGGAAGTACATCGACGGCGTCCCCAACGGCGACAAGATCACGATCCGTCAGCTCGCCGAGATGCGCAGCGGACTCTTCAACTACTCGGCGGACGACGACTTCTACAAGGCGCTGACGTCGGACCCGGAGCGGCCGTTCACCCCGCAGCAGCTCCTCGACTACGCGTTCAAGCACCCCGTGCTGTTCGCGCCGGGCAAACAGTTCTACTACTCCAACACCAACCTCATCCTGCTCGGCCTCGTGGTCGAGAAGGAGAGCGGCCAAGCCCTCAACGACTACATCCAGGACCACATCCTCACCCCGGCCGGCATGAAGCAGACGCTGTTCCCGACCGGCAACGAGTTCCCGAAGCCGCGCTCGCAGGGCTACACGAACCAGACCGCGAACGGGAAGATCGAGGACACGGTCGACTGGAACCCGTCCTGGGGCTGGGCGGCGGGCGCGATGATCTCCACGCTGAACGACCTGCGCATCTGGGCACCCACGGTCGCCACGGGCACGTTCCCCAACGGTGACGCGATGATCAGCCCCGCCGCGCAGAAGCAGCGCCTCATCACCCCGAAGACCACGATCCCGGGCGCGGGCTACGGCCTCGGCATCTTCAACGTCCAGGGCTGGATAGGCCACAACGGCTCCCTGCCGGGCTACGAGTCCCTGACGATCTATCTGCCGTCGGCCAAGGCGACGCTCGTGGTGCTCCTGAACACGGACATCAACCACGACAACTCGGAGCCGAGCACCCTCTTCGGCCAGGCGATCACCAAGATCATCTCCCCGGACAACGTCTTCGACCTGCCGGCCCAGCCGGCGGCGAGGTGA
- a CDS encoding CorA family divalent cation transporter: MIVTMVSMPDATVTRTNLSEARERLAAARFLIVDVEVPEDASAGGGDVARQLGLEAEDLAWFGRRDEPARADFLGEKAGFVVPVVHDDQITYIHALVTEQFLVTVHRGWAGMASNISAQLRHERPPDVVAVLFLLLQEALATFRRAAVQDLLLTEELEDDMFQQRRPEQVYRLSKLRRRSALLHHSLLPYLQVVDEVFTRRMLNPNFPAERQRLAQEFQHAARLVLTDIESLQDASRRAFASYSSLAAGEQNGVINRLAIVSTIFLPLTFLSGFFGMNFTYLTDELESKVVFWLLAVGLQVAVLFVAFYVLHRTRIWRRLRDED; this comes from the coding sequence ATGATCGTAACGATGGTGTCGATGCCGGACGCGACCGTGACCCGTACGAACCTGTCCGAGGCACGTGAGCGGCTCGCCGCGGCCCGCTTCCTGATCGTCGACGTCGAGGTGCCGGAGGACGCGTCGGCGGGCGGCGGGGACGTAGCCCGTCAGCTCGGCCTGGAGGCTGAGGACCTGGCCTGGTTCGGCAGGAGGGACGAGCCCGCGCGGGCCGATTTTTTGGGGGAGAAGGCCGGCTTCGTCGTGCCCGTGGTCCACGACGATCAGATCACCTACATCCACGCGCTGGTGACCGAGCAGTTCCTGGTCACCGTTCACCGTGGCTGGGCGGGCATGGCGTCGAACATCTCCGCGCAGCTCCGGCACGAGAGGCCCCCCGACGTCGTGGCCGTGCTCTTCCTGCTGCTCCAGGAGGCGCTGGCGACCTTCCGCCGGGCCGCCGTGCAGGACCTGCTGCTGACGGAGGAACTCGAGGACGACATGTTCCAGCAACGGCGCCCCGAGCAGGTCTACCGCCTGTCGAAGCTGCGACGGCGCTCCGCCCTGCTGCACCACTCGCTGCTTCCCTACCTTCAGGTGGTGGACGAGGTCTTCACCCGCCGGATGCTGAACCCCAACTTCCCTGCGGAGCGGCAAAGGCTCGCCCAGGAGTTCCAGCACGCGGCGAGGCTGGTCCTGACGGACATCGAGTCCCTCCAGGACGCCTCCCGTCGTGCTTTCGCCAGCTACTCCTCCCTCGCCGCGGGCGAGCAGAACGGCGTGATCAACCGGCTGGCCATCGTGTCGACGATCTTCCTGCCGCTGACGTTCCTCAGCGGATTCTTCGGTATGAACTTCACCTACCTGACCGACGAACTGGAGAGCAAGGTCGTCTTCTGGCTGCTCGCCGTGGGACTTCAGGTGGCCGTCCTGTTCGTGGCCTTCTACGTACTGCACCGCACCCGCATCTGGCGGCGGCTGCGGGACGAGGACTAG
- a CDS encoding phosphoglyceromutase, protein MADAPYKLILLRHGESEWNAKNLFTGWVDVNLNEKGEKEAVRGGELLKDAGLLPDVVHTSLQKRAIRTAQLSLEAADRHWIPVHRSWRLNERHYGALQGKDKAQTLAEFGEEQFMLWRRSYDTPPPPLARDAEYSQFDDARYASLPPELRPQTECLKDVVVRMLPYWFDDIVPDLLDGKTVLVAAHGNSLRALVKHLDGISDADIAGLNIPTGIPLSYELDADFKPLNPGGTYLDPDAAAAAIEAVKNQGKKK, encoded by the coding sequence ATGGCCGACGCACCGTACAAGCTGATCCTCCTCCGCCACGGCGAGAGCGAATGGAACGCGAAGAACCTGTTCACCGGTTGGGTGGACGTCAATCTCAACGAGAAGGGCGAGAAGGAGGCAGTCCGCGGCGGTGAGCTGCTCAAGGACGCAGGCCTGCTCCCCGACGTCGTCCACACCTCGCTCCAGAAGCGCGCGATCCGCACGGCCCAGCTGTCGCTGGAGGCCGCGGACCGTCACTGGATCCCCGTCCACCGCTCCTGGCGCCTGAACGAGCGGCACTACGGTGCGCTCCAGGGCAAGGACAAGGCGCAGACGCTGGCCGAGTTCGGCGAGGAGCAGTTCATGCTCTGGCGCCGCTCGTACGACACCCCGCCGCCGCCGCTGGCCCGCGACGCGGAGTACTCCCAGTTCGACGACGCGCGCTACGCGAGCCTCCCGCCGGAGCTGCGCCCGCAGACGGAGTGCCTCAAGGACGTCGTCGTCCGCATGCTCCCGTACTGGTTCGACGACATCGTCCCGGACCTCCTGGACGGCAAGACGGTCCTGGTCGCGGCCCACGGCAACAGCCTGCGCGCCTTGGTCAAGCACCTCGACGGCATCTCCGACGCCGACATCGCGGGCCTGAACATCCCGACGGGCATCCCGCTGTCCTACGAGCTCGACGCGGACTTCAAGCCCCTGAACCCGGGCGGCACGTACCTCGACCCGGACGCCGCCGCGGCGGCGATCGAGGCGGTCAAGAACCAGGGCAAGAAGAAGTAG
- a CDS encoding MDR family MFS transporter: MSVTALRRAAHESVSGLPRQFWWLWTSTLINRLGGFVLTFMALYLTTERHFSASYAGLVAALIGLGGMIASLLGGVLADRIGRRPTLLGAQLATAATVAVLAFVRDPAGIAVTGFLLGVASNASRPAVQAMMADLVAPKDRVRAFSLNYWAINLGFAVSSVYAGFLVAASYTAGFLLEAAMTLACAVLVFVKVPESRPERAEPKPDAAPVADVTMLTVLRDGRYMLMVGLSFLISVVFTQSSSGLPIVMGQAGLSSSDVGLVAAVNGIVIVALQIPLTRFIEKRDAGRLLTVSSLLIGYGFALTAFAGSMAAYALIVVVWTLGEMVNAPTQSGLVARLAPTHGRGRYQGMYSMSWSVAALVAPLASGVTIDRFGAGWLWAGCAVIGTVAAAGYWILMRGLPAEEHPVTPVPGPEKTGAEKTGAEPELTA, encoded by the coding sequence ATGTCCGTCACCGCACTCAGACGGGCCGCACACGAGAGTGTGTCCGGTCTGCCGCGCCAGTTCTGGTGGCTGTGGACCAGCACCCTGATCAACCGCCTGGGCGGCTTCGTCCTCACGTTCATGGCGCTGTACCTGACCACCGAGCGCCACTTCTCCGCGTCGTACGCGGGTCTGGTCGCCGCGCTCATCGGGCTCGGCGGCATGATCGCGTCGCTGCTCGGCGGGGTGCTCGCGGACCGGATCGGGCGGCGCCCCACGCTCCTCGGCGCGCAGCTCGCGACCGCCGCGACCGTCGCCGTCCTCGCCTTCGTGCGCGACCCCGCCGGGATCGCGGTGACCGGCTTCCTGCTCGGTGTCGCCTCGAACGCCTCGCGTCCCGCCGTGCAGGCGATGATGGCCGACCTCGTCGCGCCGAAGGACCGCGTGCGGGCCTTCTCCCTCAACTACTGGGCCATCAACCTCGGCTTCGCCGTCTCCTCCGTCTACGCCGGATTCCTCGTCGCCGCCAGCTACACCGCCGGCTTCCTCCTGGAGGCCGCGATGACGCTGGCCTGCGCGGTCCTGGTGTTCGTGAAGGTGCCCGAGTCGCGGCCCGAGCGCGCCGAGCCGAAGCCCGACGCGGCGCCCGTCGCCGACGTGACCATGCTGACCGTCCTGCGCGACGGCCGGTACATGCTGATGGTGGGGCTGTCGTTCCTCATCTCCGTCGTCTTCACGCAGTCCTCGTCCGGGCTGCCCATCGTCATGGGGCAGGCGGGGCTGAGCAGTTCGGACGTCGGGCTCGTCGCCGCCGTGAACGGCATCGTCATCGTGGCGCTGCAGATCCCGCTGACCCGTTTCATCGAGAAGCGCGACGCGGGCCGGCTCCTGACAGTCTCCTCACTCCTCATCGGCTACGGCTTCGCGCTCACCGCGTTCGCCGGTTCGATGGCCGCGTACGCCCTGATCGTCGTCGTGTGGACGCTCGGCGAGATGGTCAACGCGCCCACGCAGTCCGGCCTGGTGGCGCGGCTCGCCCCGACCCACGGGCGCGGCCGCTACCAGGGCATGTACTCCATGTCGTGGTCGGTGGCGGCGCTGGTCGCGCCGCTCGCGTCGGGCGTGACGATCGACCGGTTCGGCGCGGGGTGGCTGTGGGCGGGCTGCGCGGTGATCGGGACCGTCGCGGCGGCCGGGTACTGGATCCTGATGCGAGGGCTGCCCGCGGAGGAGCACCCCGTCACGCCCGTCCCCGGCCCCGAGAAGACCGGGGCCGAGAAGACCGGGGCCGAGCCCGAACTCACCGCCTGA
- a CDS encoding glycoside hydrolase family 55 protein codes for MENLSRRGLLGSAIAVAAVTVTGTGARAATAQSGEVPPIWREFTRTPYTHPQIPYVGRAGYRAGRQGFARPRVVADVVRDYGARPDGSADAAPAINRALADAGRAGGGTVHLPPGTYRIDDLIRIGHSGVVLRGAGSTRTKLYATRSLTELIGVYGSRYGGDKSSWSWAGGLIWLCPEDRFRTLTDAIRAKAWPFEGWTGNKRDEWDTLTSVGPATRGSWSVTVADASRLSRGDLVLLRLADDPGHTLLEHMAGGGPGPEAYFWDDKTKLTSYVPYEWPVRIASVHGRRVTFERPLPLDIRPEWDPRLTTHVGALTGSGVEALTLEAVETPQSQHLLDKGYNGVAFQCAYDCWADDVTVRHVDNGFGLVAASACTLRRTRVAGRGSHHPYFCREGSHDNLVESFTIEQRTVPAPAGTQLHGINVEGLSSYNVWSRGEMEMGTFDSHRGMPFANVRTDITVNNNGRHGGDASAGPLFGARFTHWNIRVTNQRAGLMRLDGLAPYSATVAVNTVREFDQTDVPDFTGDLHARLELYGDGVSDTVRPRNLYDAQRSSVRR; via the coding sequence GTGGAGAACCTCAGCAGACGCGGGTTGTTGGGCAGCGCGATAGCGGTGGCGGCCGTGACGGTGACGGGAACCGGCGCGCGGGCCGCCACGGCACAGTCCGGTGAAGTCCCGCCCATCTGGCGCGAGTTCACCCGAACCCCCTACACGCACCCGCAGATCCCGTACGTCGGACGGGCCGGATACCGCGCGGGCCGCCAGGGCTTCGCCCGCCCCCGCGTCGTCGCCGACGTCGTCCGCGACTACGGCGCGCGCCCCGACGGCTCGGCCGACGCCGCCCCCGCGATCAACCGTGCCCTCGCCGACGCCGGACGGGCCGGCGGGGGCACGGTCCACCTGCCCCCGGGCACGTACCGCATCGACGACCTCATCCGCATCGGCCACTCCGGCGTCGTCCTGCGCGGCGCGGGCAGCACCCGCACCAAGCTGTACGCGACCCGCAGCCTCACCGAACTCATCGGCGTCTACGGCTCCCGCTACGGCGGCGACAAGTCCAGCTGGTCCTGGGCGGGCGGCCTGATCTGGCTCTGCCCCGAGGACCGCTTCCGCACCCTCACCGACGCGATCAGGGCGAAGGCCTGGCCCTTCGAGGGCTGGACGGGCAACAAGCGCGACGAGTGGGACACGCTGACGTCGGTCGGGCCCGCCACCCGCGGCTCCTGGTCGGTGACGGTCGCGGACGCGTCCCGCCTCTCCCGCGGCGACCTGGTTCTCCTGCGCCTCGCCGACGACCCCGGCCACACCCTCCTCGAACACATGGCGGGTGGCGGCCCGGGCCCCGAGGCGTACTTCTGGGACGACAAGACCAAGCTGACCTCGTACGTCCCCTACGAATGGCCCGTACGGATCGCATCCGTGCACGGCCGCCGCGTCACCTTCGAACGCCCGCTCCCCCTCGACATACGCCCCGAGTGGGACCCCCGGCTGACCACGCACGTCGGCGCCCTGACCGGCTCGGGCGTCGAGGCGCTGACCCTCGAAGCCGTCGAGACCCCGCAGTCGCAGCACCTCCTCGACAAGGGCTACAACGGCGTCGCGTTCCAGTGCGCGTACGACTGCTGGGCCGACGACGTCACCGTGCGCCACGTCGACAACGGCTTCGGCCTGGTCGCCGCGTCCGCGTGCACCCTGCGCCGCACGCGTGTCGCGGGCCGCGGCTCGCACCACCCGTACTTCTGCCGCGAGGGTTCCCACGACAACCTCGTCGAGTCGTTCACGATCGAGCAGCGCACCGTCCCCGCCCCCGCGGGCACGCAGCTGCACGGCATCAACGTCGAGGGCCTGTCGTCGTACAACGTGTGGTCGCGCGGCGAGATGGAGATGGGCACGTTCGACTCGCACCGCGGCATGCCCTTCGCGAACGTGCGCACCGACATCACCGTGAACAACAACGGCCGCCACGGCGGCGACGCGTCGGCGGGCCCCCTCTTCGGGGCGCGCTTCACCCACTGGAACATCCGCGTCACGAACCAGCGCGCCGGCCTGATGCGCCTCGACGGACTCGCGCCGTACAGCGCGACCGTCGCCGTCAACACGGTCCGCGAGTTCGACCAGACCGACGTACCGGACTTCACCGGGGACCTGCATGCGCGGCTTGAGCTGTACGGCGACGGGGTGTCGGACACGGTCCGGCCGCGGAACCTGTACGACGCGCAGCGGTCGTCGGTCAGGCGGTGA
- a CDS encoding YbjN domain-containing protein produces MAGAAAVIEQVLTEAELEWESPEPGSSYVVKLPGTRKLSTTLSLLVGKHSLSLNAFVIRHPDENEQGVHRWLLERNLRLYGVSYAVDQLGDVYLTGKLPLAAVTPDEVDRLLGSVLEAADGAFNTLLELGFASAIRREYDWRVSRGESTRNLDAFTNLTQRPAK; encoded by the coding sequence ATGGCCGGCGCGGCGGCGGTCATCGAGCAGGTCCTCACCGAGGCCGAGCTCGAGTGGGAGAGCCCGGAGCCCGGCTCGTCGTACGTCGTGAAGCTGCCCGGGACGCGCAAGCTGTCGACGACGCTCTCGCTGCTCGTCGGCAAGCACTCGCTCTCGCTGAACGCGTTCGTGATCCGGCACCCGGACGAGAACGAACAGGGCGTCCACCGCTGGCTCCTGGAGCGCAACCTCCGTCTGTACGGCGTGAGTTACGCGGTCGACCAGCTCGGCGACGTCTACCTCACCGGCAAGTTGCCCCTCGCGGCCGTCACCCCGGACGAGGTCGACCGCCTCCTCGGCTCGGTCCTGGAGGCCGCGGACGGCGCGTTCAACACGCTCCTGGAGCTCGGTTTCGCGAGCGCGATCCGTCGCGAGTACGACTGGCGGGTGTCGCGCGGGGAGTCCACCCGCAATCTCGACGCGTTCACGAACCTGACCCAGCGCCCCGCCAAGTAG